From one Vanacampus margaritifer isolate UIUO_Vmar chromosome 12, RoL_Vmar_1.0, whole genome shotgun sequence genomic stretch:
- the gfral gene encoding LOW QUALITY PROTEIN: GDNF family receptor alpha-like (The sequence of the model RefSeq protein was modified relative to this genomic sequence to represent the inferred CDS: inserted 3 bases in 2 codons; substituted 4 bases at 4 genomic stop codons), translating into MSQVKNDRAASIIATNRMALNLTTKLNNLEMIARRNVSMNRNRDEEETDERVRLDADCHLSLAIQCYWTNLINMGTILHAIXLEGEGIIFXTYIVQGAASQXMHLDXMWACIPALRIKXASSSAVFVLTPATMKRKHMQVAFFLGFLVPHVCRLANSTSHTDCATCISLLCKNEKALFSSICEGCQIKVSQVCNKTIQAALDQFAGPQGCVCTWEKERDTLELLAQCESKPATXHSCHSNVFLFVEDVAGSCTHQMRLCVSDSTCNKHLAPVLQTCMKKQCDHDRCGQETQHFYSSMPHTLAERLVMCDCDPSDASCQQMKAAIHGSICGDKPWICQEAVRRCLEEEHCRELLTRFQVKCWSSEESSCSDVALQSECLRLMNPALILGGELECRKAFVATLGTALHHPCTCEHVHGADLDACGMIHDVLHNRSHFKTHWMRDNGHSSPPPISESDEGQSGLSGYLLYICAATLLVGILLITIFCKIWVVRRNKRRDKTRFQPLQRRDCIVTTQDFP; encoded by the exons ATGTCACAGGTGAAGAACGACCGAGCTGCATCCATCATCGCCACGAACAGAATGGCATTGAACTTGACTACAAAGCTGAACAACCTGGAGATGATTGCTCGTCGGAACGTATCGATGAACAGAAATCGAGATGAGGAAGAAACCGACGAAAGGGTGAGACTGGATGCGGATTGCCATTTATCCTTAGCTATCCAATGCTACTGGACCAACCTGATCAACATGGGAACAA TTCTACATGCCATATGACTCGAGGGGGAAGGGATTATAT GTACTTATATCGTGCAAGGTGCAGCCTCTCAGTAAATGCATTTGGACTGAATGTGGGCGTGTATTCCAGCTTTGAGAATCAA AGCTTCAAGCAGTGCTGTGTTTGTCCTTACACCAGCCACCATGAAGAGAAAACACATGCAGGTTGCTTTCTTTCTTG gctTTCTAGTTCCACACGTTTGTCGGCTTGCCAACAGCACTTCACACACTGACTGTGCGACCTGCATTTCACTTTtatgcaaaaatgaaaaggcaCTTTTTAGCAGCATCTGTGAGG GATGCCAAATAAAAGTCTCGCAGGTGTGTAACAAGACAATCCAGGCTGCATTAGACCAATTTGCTGGGCCGCAAGGGTGTGTGTGCACTTGGGAGAAAGAAAGGGACACACTGGAGCTGCTGGCACAATGCGAGTCGAAGCCAG CGACGTGACATTCATGTCACTCAAACGTATTTCTTTTTGTAGAGGATGTTGCTGGATCATGTACGCACCAAATGAGACTTTGTGTGAGTGACTCCACGTGCAACAAGCATTTGGCACCTGTCCTTCAGACTTGCATGAAGAAACAGTGTGACCATGACAGATGTGGCCAAGAAACTCAACATTTCTATAGTAGCATGCCGCACACGTTAGCTGAGAGGCTGGTCATGTGCGATTGTGATCCTTCAGATGCAAGCTGTCAACAAATGAAAGCAGCAATACATGGCAGCATTTGTGGAGATAAACCTTGGATCTGTCAGGAGGCTGTGAGACGCTGTTTGGAGGAGGAGCATTGCAG AGAATTGCTAACACGTTTTCAAGTCAAGTGCTGGAGCTCTGAGGAGTCATCTTGCAGTGACGTCGCTCTTCAAAGTGAATGTTTGCGCCTCATGAATCCAGCTCTCATCCTCGGAGGAGAGTTGGAATGCAGAAAGGCCTTCGTGGCCACTCTGGGCACCGCACTGCACCATCCATGCACATGCGAACACGTACATGGTGCTGATCTTGACGCATGCGGCATGATTCATGACGTGCTTCACAACAGATCGCACTTCA AGACCCACTGGATGAGGGATAATGGTCATTCGAGTCCTCCTCCAATTAGTGAATCAGATGAAGGTCAGAGTGGGCTATCTG GTTATCTACTGTATATCTGTGCAGCTACTCTGCTGGTGGGAATTCTGTTAATaactattttttgtaaaatatg
- the hcrtr2 gene encoding orexin receptor type 2: MSGATGDLTCEECFSAQGANISELHALSTVDDDELLRYIWTEYLHPKHYEWVLIVAYIFVFFVSLIGNSLVCFAVWKNRHMRTVTNYFIVNLSFADVLVTIICLPASLVVDITETWFFGQTLCKVVPYLQTISVSVSVLTLSCIAQDRWYAICHPLMFKSTAKRACKSIVIIWVVSCIIMIPQAIVMESSSLLPALTNKTSLFTVCDEQWEAEIYPKVYHSCFFIVTYFAPLCLMVLAYIQICHKLWCQQIPGSTSVLQRKWKTMQCSAATPGPGESVRVKTSTVCAEIKQIRARRKTARMLIVVLFVFALCYLPISVLNVMKRVFGTFKNTSDRETVYAWFTFSHWLIYANSALNPIIYNFLSGKFREEFKAAFSCHCHGQGQERQKRISARMSTDSRKSLSTHVNNIDNVSHISDQIV; this comes from the exons ATGTCGGGGGCCACCGGGGACTTAACGTGTGAGGAGTGTTTTTCCGCGCAAGGGGCCAACATTAGCGAGTTGCACGCGCTCTCCACGGTGGACGACGACGAACTTCTGCGCTACATCTGGACGGAGTATTTGCACCCCAAGCATTACGAGTGGGTTCTTATTGTGGCTTACATCTTTGTGTTCTTCGTGTCACTCATCGGCAACTCGCTCG ttTGTTTTGCAGTATGGAAAAACCGCCACATGCGCACCGTGACCAACTATTTCATTGTGAACCTCTCGTTTGCTGATGTCTTGGTGACTATCATCTGCCTCCCTGCAAGTCTAGTGGTAGACATTACTGAGACCTGGTTCTTTGGACAGACGCTTTGCAAAGTGGTGCCCTATCTACAG ACTATCTCCGTTTCGGTGTCAGTCCTGACGCTGAGCTGTATTGCGCAAGACCGCTGGTACGCCATCTGCCACCCGCTGATGTTCAAAAGCACCGCCAAGAGGGCTTGCAAGAGCATTGTTATCATCTGGGTGGTGTCATGCATCATCATGATCCCTCAAGCCATCGTGATGGAGAGCAGCAGTCTGCTGCCGGCTCTCACAAACAAGACCAGTTTGTTCACTGTGTGTGATGAACAGTGGGAAG CGGAAATCTACCCCAAGGTGTACCACAGCTGTTTCTTCATTGTCACATACTTTGCACCTTTGTGTTTAATGGTGCTGGCCTACATCCAGATCTGTCACAAGCTGTGGTGTCAACAG ATTCCTGGCAGCACATCAGTGTTGCAGAGGAAGTGGAAGACCATGCAGTGCTCAGCGGCAACTCCCGGGCCGGGGGAGTCTGTGCGGGTAAAGACCAGCACCGTCTGTGCTGAGATCAAACAGATCCGGGCGCGGCGCAAGACTGCTCGTATGCTGATAGTGGTGCTCTTTGTGTTTGCGCTGTGCTATCTGCCTATCAGCGTTCTCAATGTGATGAAAAG AGTCTTTGGGACCTTCAAGAACACGAGTGACCGAGAGACAGTGTATGCTTGGTTTACTTTCTCACACTGGCTCATATATGCCAACAGTGCACTCAACCCTATCATCTACAATTTCCTCAGCG GGAAGTTCCGTGAGGAGTTTAAAGCAGCCTTTTCttgccattgtcacggtcaAGGCCAAGAGAGACAGAAGAGGATAAGCGCCCGGATGAGCACAGACAGTCGAAAGTCGCTGTCCACTCATGTGAACAACATAGACAATGTGTCACACATATCAGATCAAATAGTGTAA
- the fam83b gene encoding protein FAM83B, which translates to MQMPVHKPHLDMFGSSQQDFHTSTLQGRMTETMDSAHFSSLSSLRGEHASGDNMHAHYKESYRLAIDCLLSGGRDSYAEFLKAERIGSFLSDEELVFISSNAKEPPPQTPEEEINSPTDSKSSSGTYWPVHSDVDAPALELGWPEVIHENPQTNIDLLYHPPRQNSPTIKEVILKYIRDARQVIAIVMDMFTDVDILKETVDASIRGVPVYVLLDDFHLKHFLTAAENQDVKLQQLRNMRVRTVKGEDYLCRTGTKFHGAMEQKFILVDCHTVIYGSYRFIWSCAKINLSMVQVITGHLVKTYDEEFRTLYARSTVPADLCQPDNSLPSNGSHTLLGWPKYTPHSSQTIDRRDQLRHTLDSVYRKTCERNQFARDCNDDHYVHLNDHDRGLQNHMSKFQSAESMNYLKRHSYAGEINDGNITQNVRARASNWNICRETGMGKNNYPLDNNYLVPQMYRSQKLRKSYNGNDKQILSMQQNMPTLEKTSKSFMRTWRIESYLQNPDMPFNEPSDYLDQFEPSNSYMQGRMRSSLVFRSAIPEQFVPNSHLNNTPSVGSRSSGLHNPTRYSSMQWNPTVAPESNRLNNDEFMLKRKSLQILDDYSTGKNSYPSAYASLGRVKRGQNIPNPDMRNDSWHKRHSVADPRSNTAYTQDSSCAMYGTFARMQIDRGSSAINMNRSRYGSNLNEEQRSVSHYDVKSMTDANSPCTSIWQESPSRTLSAASLGVEGRDLAAKSNRTGSQHFLKKSTKKIKSFLNIPDKKEDRVTSVGTPSVTSDDSTDTIKAEDESEIKHHHINSSLGNQQNHVADVKYSKPRFQTEDHRHTPELSSSETTSENKLSFSDQKAITDVDVPGWSKDRKAENRLYSRFEPFCSIQKKQSSYSPYNSLEKIKNQPTDHNLDRLGRGHHENKLEKFFHRVGNFIHKTK; encoded by the exons ATGCAGATGCCTGTACATAAACCTCATTTGGATATGTTCGGGAGCAGTCAACAGGATTTTCACACTTCAACT TTACAAGGAAGGATGACTGAAACAATGGACTCAGCCCATTTTTCATCGCTGTCATCCTTAAGAGGAGAGCATGCGTCAGGGGATAACATGCATGCCCACTACAAGGAGTCATATCGGCTGGCCATTGATTGCCTGCTAAGCGGGGGCAGAGACAGTTATGCAGAGTTCCTCAAAGCAGAACGTATCGGAAGCTTCCTGTCTGACGAGGAGCTTGTCTTCATTTCGTCAAACGCCAAAGAGCCCCCGCCTCAGACACCTGAAGAGGAAATCAATAGCCCCACGGACAGCAAATCATCCTCGGGGACGTACTGGCCCGTCCATTCGGATGTGGACGCTCCCGCTTTGGAATTGGGATGGCCTGAGGTCATACACGAAAATCCGCAGACCAATATAGATCTTCTCTATCATCCCCCAAGGCAAAACAGCCCGACCATTAAAGAAGTGATTCTGAAATACATCCGGGATGCAAGACAG GTCATCGCCATTGTGATGGATATGTTCACTGATGTTGATATATTGAAAGAAACTGTTGACGCCTCCATTCGAGGAGTTCCTGTTTACGTGCTTTTGGATGATTTCCACTTGAAACATTTCCTCACGGCGGCTGAGAATCAAGATGTCAAACTTCAACAACTGCGG AATATGAGGGTGCGCACTGTGAAAGGTGAAGATTATCTGTGTCGGACTGGGACTAAATTTCATGGAGCAATGGAGCAGAAATTTATCTTGGTTGACTGTCATACAGTCATTTATGGCTCTTACAG ATTCATTTGGTCGTGTGCAAAGATCAATTTGAGCATGGTGCAGGTCATCACAGGCCATCTGGTGAAGACTTACGATGAGGAGTTTAGAACACTGTATGCGAGGTCGACCGTGCCCGCTGATTTGTGCCAACCAGATAATTCTCTCCCCTCTAATGGGTCCCACACGCTGCTAGGCTGGCCGAAATATACTCCTCATTCCTCACAAACGATTGATCGTCGCGACCAGTTAAGGCACACGTTGGACTCTGTCTACCGGAAGACCTGTGAGAGAAATCAGTTCGCAAGAGACTGCAACGATGATCACTACGTCCATTTGAATGATCATGACAGGGGTTTGCAGAACCACATGTCCAAATTTCAGTCTGCAGAGtcaatgaactacttaaaaagGCACAGCTATGCCGGGGAAATAAATGATGGCAATATTACACAGAATGTTAGAGCCAGAGCAAGCAACTGGAATATTTGCCGGGAAACAGGAATGGGGAAAAACAACTACCCACTGGATAATAATTATTTAGTGCCACAGATGTACAGGAGTCAAAAGCTTCGTAAGTCATACAACGGCAATGACAAGCAAATTCTGTCCATGCAGCAAAACATGCCAACACTGGAAAAAACATCCAAGTCATTTATGCGTACATGGAGGATCGAGTCATACCTTCAAAACCCTGACATGCCGTTTAACGAGCCGTCTGATTATTTGGACCAGTTTGAGCCGTCCAACAGTTACATGCAGGGAAGAATGAGGTCTTCTCTTGTTTTTCGGTCCGCCATACCGGAGCAATTTGTGCCAAACTCACATTTAAACAACACGCCCTCTGTTGGTAGCCGCTCATCAGGACTTCACAACCCTACGCGCTATTCCTCCATGCAGTGGAATCCAACAGTAGCACCAGAAAGCAACAGACTGAACAATGACGAATTCATGTTAAAGAGAAAAAGCCTGCAGATTTTGGACGACTACAGCACCGGGAAAAACTCATACCCATCTGCATACGCCAGCTTAGGCAGAGTCAAGCGTGGGCAGAACATTCCAAATCCTGACATGCGAAATGACAGTTGGCACAAAAGGCACAGTGTGGCCGATCCAAGATCCAACACGGCATACACACAGGACTCCTCATGTGCCATGTATGGCACTTTTGCTAGGATGCAAATAGATCGAGGCTCCAGCGCAATCAACATGAACCGTAGCAGATACGGGTCAAATCTCAATGAAGAGCAGCGATCCGTCTCTCATTACGATGTCAAGAGCATGACAGACGCAAACAGCCCCTGCACTTCCATTTGGCAGGAGTCTCCCTCCAGAACTCTATCTGCTGCAAGCCTGGGTGTAGAGGGCAGGGATTTGGCGGCTAAATCCAACAGAACGGGCTCTCAGCATTTTCTAAAGAAGAGTACCAAGAAGATAAAGTCATTTTTGAACATACCAGATAAGAAAGAGGATCGAGTCACAAGTGTGGGAACGCCAAGTGTGACATCAGATGACAGCACAGACACTATTAAAGCTGAGGATGAGAGTGAGATTAAACATCACCATATCAACTCGTCCCTAGGGAATCAACAGAACCATGTGGCCGATGTCAAGTATTCCAAACCAAGATTCCAAACCGAGGATCATCGACACACACCTGAGCTCTCTTCCTCTGAAACAACATCGGAAAATAAGCTAAGCTTTAGTGACCAAAAGGCAATCACAGACGTTGACGTGCCGGGCTGGAGTAAAGACAGAAAAGCTGAAAATCGCCTGTACAGCAGATTTGAGCCATTTTGCTCCATTCAAAAGAAACAGTCTTCATACTCCCCATACAACTCTCTGGAGAAAATCAAAAACCAACCTACTGACCACAACCTTGACCGTCTAGGGAGAGGCCACCATGAAAATAAGCTTGAGAAATTCTTTCATAGAGTGGGAAACTTCATTCACAAGACCAAGTAG